In Oryza brachyantha chromosome 1, ObraRS2, whole genome shotgun sequence, the following are encoded in one genomic region:
- the LOC102707250 gene encoding galactinol--sucrose galactosyltransferase yields MAPNLSKSKDGLLGDVVAVDGLIKPPRFTLKGKDLAVDGHPFLLDVPANVRLTPASTLVATAANGGATAGSFLGFDAPAAKDRHVVPIGKLRDTRFMSIFRFKVWWTTHWVGMNGRDVENETQMMILDRSGSGSGSNLTGRPYVLLLPIIEGPFRACLEAGKVEDYVDMVIESGSSTVKGSVFWSALYLHAGDDPFDLVKEAVRVVRAHLGTFRLLEEKTPPPIVDKFGWCTWDAFYLKVHPEGVWEGVRRLADGGCPPGMVLIDDGWQSICHDDDDPGSGAEGMNRTSAGEQMPCRLIKFEENRKFRERGGGMGGFVREMKAAFPTVEQVYVWHALCGYWGGLRPGAPGLPPAKVVAPRLSPGLRRTMEDLAVDKIVSNGVGLVDPRRARELYEGLHSHLQASGIDGVKVDVIHLLEMVCEEYGGRVELAKAYFGGLTESVRRHFNGNGVIASMEHCNDFMLLGTEAVALGRVGDDFWCTDPAGDPNGTFWLQGCHMVHCAYNSLWMGNFIHPDWDMFQSTHPCAAFHAASRAVSGGPVYVSDAVGCHDFGLLRRLALPDGTILRCERYALPARDCLFADPLHDGRTLLKIWNVNRFSGVLGAFNCQGGGWSPEARRNMCASEFSVPVTARAGPADVEWRSGGGESTISVKGVSHFAVYFVEARKLQLLRPDESVELTLEPFTYELLVVAPVRAISPERDISFAPIGLANMLNAGGAVQGFDARKDGGGGLAAEVAVKGAGDMVVYSSARPRQCRVNGQDAEFKYVDGMVTVDVQWTGSSSKLSRVEYLY; encoded by the exons ATGGCGCCCAACCTCAGCAAGTCGAAGGACGGTCTGCTCGGCGACGTCGTGGCCGTTGACGGCCTGATCAAGCCGCCGCGGTTCACGCTCAAGGGCAAGGACCTCGCCGTGGACGGCCACCCGTTCCTCCTCGACGTGCCGGCCAACGTCCGCCTCACCCCGGCGTCCACCCTtgtggccaccgccgccaatggcggcgccaccgccggcagCTTCCTCGGCTTcgacgcgccggcggccaAGGACCGCCACGTGGTGCCCATCGGTAAGCTCCGCGACACGAGGTTCATGAGCATTTTCCGTTTCAAGGTGTGGTGGACGACCCACTGGGTGGGTATGAACGGCAGGGACGTGGAGAATGAGACGCAGATGATGATCCTCGACCGGTCGGGTTCGGGCTCAGGCTCGAACCTGACCGGTCGGCCCTACGTCCTCCTTCTCCCGATCATCGAGGGGCCCTTCCGAGCTTGTCTCGAGGCCGGGAAGGTGGAGGACTACGTCGACATGGTCATAGAGAGCGGGTCGTCCACAGTCAAGGGCTCCGTGTTCTGGAGCGCCTTGTATCTGCACGCAGGAGACGACCCGTTTGACCTCGTCAAGGAGGCCGTGAGGGTGGTTCGCGCCCACCTCGGCACGTTCCGGCTGCTGGAGGAgaagacgccgccgccgatcgtcGACAAGTTCGGGTGGTGCACGTGGGACGCGTTCTACCTGAAGGTGCACCCGGAGGGGGTGTGGGAGGGCGTGCGGCGGCTCGCCGACGGCGGGTGCCCGCCGGGGATGGTGCTGATCGACGACGGGTGGCAGTCCATctgccacgacgacgacgacccggGCAGCGGCGCCGAGGGGATGAACCGCACGTCGGCCGGCGAGCAGATGCCGTGCAGGCTGATCAAGTTCGAGGAGAACCGCAAGTTCagggagcgcggcggcggcatgggcGGGTTCGTGCGCGAGATGAAGGCGGCGTTCCCGACGGTGGAGCAGGTGTACGTGTGGCACGCGCTGTGCGGGTACTGGGGCGGCCTCCGCCCCGGCGCGCCGGGCCTGCCGCCGGCGAAGGTCGTCGCGCCGAGGCTCTCGCCGGGGCTGCGGCGCACCATGGAGGACCTCGCCGTCGACAAGATCGTCAGCAACGGCGTCGGCCTCGTCGaccctcgccgcgcgcgcgagctCTACGAGGGCCTCCACTCCCACCTCCAGGCCTCCGGCATCGACGGCGTCAAGGTCGACGTCATCCAC CTGCTGGAGATGGTGTGCGAGGAGTACGGCGGGCGGGTGGAGCTGGCGAAGGCGTACTTCGGCGGGCTGACGGAGTCGGTGCGGCGGCACTTCAACGGCAACGGGGTGATCGCGAGCATGGAGCACTGCAACGACTTCATGCTGCTGGGcacggaggcggtggcgctgggccgcgtcggcgacgacttctGGTGCACCGACCCCGCCGGCGACCCCAACGGCACGTTCTGGCTGCAGGGCTGCCACATGGTGCACTGCGCCTACAACTCGCTGTGGATGGGCAACTTCATCCACCCGGACTGGGACATGTTCCAGAGCACGCACCCCTGCGCCGCCTtccacgccgcctcccgcgccgTCTCCGGCGGGCCTGTCTACGTCAGCGACGCCGTGGGCTGCCACGACTTCGgcctgctccgccgcctcgcgctccCCGACGGCACCATCCTGCGGTGCGAGCGCTACGCGCTGCCCGCGCGCGACTGCCTCTTCGCCGATCCGCTCCACGACGGCAGGACGCTGCTCAAGATCTGGAACGTGAACCGCTTCTCCGGCGTGCTCGGCGCGTTCAACTGCCAGGGCGGCGGGTGGAGCCCCGAGGCGCGGCGGAACATGTGCGCGTCGGAGTTCTCCGTCCCCGTCACGGCGCGCGCCGGCCCCGCCGACGTCGagtggaggagcggcggcggcgagagcacCATCTCCGTCAAGGGCGTGTCCCACTTCGCCGTCTACTTCGTCGAGGCCCGgaagctgcagctgctccGCCCGGACGAGTCCGTCGAGCTCACCCTGGAGCCGTTCACCTACGAGCTCCTCGTCGTGGCGCCCGTGAGGGCCATCTCGCCGGAGCGGGACATCAGCTTCGCGCCCATCGGCCTCGCCAACATGCTGAACGCCGGCGGAGCCGTGCAGGGCTTCGACGCGAGgaaagacggcggcggcggcttggcggcggaggtggcggtgaaGGGCGCCGGGGATATGGTGGTGTACTCGTCGGCGAGGCCCCGGCAGTGCAGGGTGAACGGCCAGGATGCCGAGTTCAAGTACGTGGATGGCATGGTGACCGTCGATGTGCAGTGGACCGGGTCGTCGTCGAAGTTGTCCCGTGTCGAGTATCTTTACTAG
- the LOC102706974 gene encoding vegetative cell wall protein gp1-like, translated as MNASQFMDKQILGLAASASNSNSTSGGGGGGGAELLDLMSPNPQEEGEDRLRRRHSSNGSADDVLPSYDFQPIRTTTAAAAAAAPASWGSLDSGSKAASASYNLKSAGILEPHVLKKVSHEEDRSNFGAVTMADIDRTMKKYSDNLLHALEGVSSRLSQLEGQTHHLENSVDELKLTIGNYNGSTDGKLRQLENMLREVQAGVQILRDKQEIVETQLHLAKLQPPKSDTPSLENVGSAHTDSHQQPVAPQQATIQPQHQALASAQPPALPAPNAPPPPPMLQSQPPSQYPGHRPHSQVPSGPPAPVSSVPALPRDPYYAQPAQPTETMHQQYQAPPVPQPQAPPAPPQQYQSAPQFPQYSQPPQSGMVNPSTPLPPAAPQQPEEAMSYAPPQSYPPNVRPPSPYMPPASGPAPPFYGQNPSMYEPPAGRPNSGPPPSYGAGGYGPQGGSGFSESYGYSGSPSHRGNAGMKPSSSPFASSGPSSGGSGNYGRLPTAQILPQAVPINSSPSGSSGNRVPVDDVVEKVATMGFSREQVRATVRRLTENGQNVDLNVVLDKLMNDSDVQPQKGWFGR; from the exons ATGAACGCCTCGCAGTTCATGGACAAGCAGATCCTCGGCCTcgcggcctccgcctccaactccaactccacctccggcgggggcgggggcgggggcgcggAGCTGCTCGATCTGATGAGCCCCAACCCGCAGGAGGAGGGCGAGGaccggctccgccgccgccacagctCCAACGGCAGCGCCGACGACGTACTGCCCAGCTACGACTTCCAGCCCATccgcaccaccaccgccgccgccgccgccgcggcgccggcctcgTGGGGGTCCCTCGACTCCGGCTCCAAGGCCGCCTCCGCGTCCTACAACCTAAAG AGCGCTGGCATTTTGGAGCCTCATGTGCTAAAGAAAGTTAGCCATGAGGAGGACAGGAGTAACTTTGGCGCGGTTACTATGGCAGACATTGATCGAACCATGAAGAAATATTCTGATAATCTATTGCATGCACTCGAAGGTGTAAGCTCAAGGCTTTCACAGCTGGAGGGTCAAACACACCATCTTGAAAACTCTGTGGATGAGTTGAAGCTAACAATCGGCAACTATAATGGCAGCACTGATGGAAAGCTGAGGCAACTTGAGAACATGCTGAGGGAG GTGCAAGCTGGTGTGCAGATTTTGCGCGATAAACAGGAAATTGTTGAGACACAGCTCCATCTTGCAAAACTCCAGCCACCCAAGTCTGATACCCCGTCATTAGAAAATGTTGGATCTGCACATACAGATTCACATCAGCAGCCAGTAGCTCCACAGCAGGCAACCATTCAGCCACAGCATCAAGCCCTGGCCTCAGCACAACCACCAGCACTTCCTGCCCCAAAtgcgccacctccacctccaatGCTTCAAAGCCAACCTCCATCACAGTATCCAGGCCATCGGCCACATTCACAGGTACCATCAGGTCCTCCTGCTCCGGTTTCCTCAGTGCCAGCTTTACCACGAGATCCCTATTACGCTCAACCTGCTCAGCCGACTGAAACCATGCACCAACAGTATCAAGCCCCTCCAGTTCCACAGCCACAGGCCCCTCCAGCACCGCCTCAGCAGTACCAATCTGCACCCCAATTTCCTCAATATTCACAACCGCCTCAGTCTGGAATGGTTAACCCTTCGACCCCATTACCACCTGCTGCACCCCAGCAGCCAGAAGAAGCCATGTCATATGCACCTCCACAGAGCTATCCACCTAATGTCCGTCCTCCTTCACCTTATATGCCACCAGCTAGTGGACCTGCCCCTCCTTTCTATGGGCAAAACCCAAGCATGTATGAACCTCCTGCAGGCAGGCCCAACTCTGGTCCACCACCGTCTTATGGTGCTGGTGGATATGGGCCACAGGGAGGAAGTGGTTTCTCTGAATCATATGGTTACAGTGGATCCCCTTCACACCGTGGCAATGCCGGGATGAAGCCATCCTCCTCACCTTTTGCTTCCTCAGGGCCATCTTCTGGAGGAAGTGGCAACTATGGCAGGCTTCCCACAGCCCAAATACTACCACAAGCAGTGCCTATCAATTCCAGCCCAAGTGGTTCCTCTGGCAACAGGGTGCCGGTTGATGATGTAGTCGAGAAGGTTGCGACAATGGGATTCTCAAGAGAGCAAGTGAGGGCAACTGTGCGGAGGTTGACTGAGAATGGGCAGAATGTGGATCTGAACGTGGTGCTCGACAAGCTGATGAACGACAGCGATGTACAGCCCCAGAAAGGTTGGTTCGGTCGATAA